From Amycolatopsis sp. YIM 10, the proteins below share one genomic window:
- a CDS encoding helix-turn-helix domain-containing protein, translating to MGGKWKALILWALYDGALRFAEVRREVPGISERMLILSLRELQTAGVVHREDHHEVPPKVEYSLTPFGKSLLEAMVPLGEWGERNMAKIEAIPREVS from the coding sequence ATGGGGGGCAAGTGGAAGGCGTTGATCCTGTGGGCGCTCTACGACGGTGCGCTGCGCTTCGCCGAGGTGCGGCGGGAGGTGCCGGGGATCAGTGAGCGGATGCTGATCCTTTCGCTGCGCGAGTTGCAGACGGCGGGGGTGGTGCACCGGGAGGACCACCACGAGGTGCCGCCGAAGGTGGAGTATTCGCTGACCCCGTTCGGCAAGTCACTGCTCGAGGCGATGGTGCCGCTGGGTGAGTGGGGTGAGCGGAACATGGCCAAGATCGAGGCCATTCCGCGCGAAGTTTCCTAG
- a CDS encoding MFS transporter codes for MRVFNLIWAGQGVSLIGSAMTTFGIGVWVFLDTGSPTYFATLVLAASLPALLVLPVAGALVDRWDRRRVMLLSDTGAALAPAGVVLLHTTGALQLWHVYVLVGIGAVFKAFQWPAFSALVPQLVDKDNLGKANGRVSLIEAAGQVFGALLGGGLYALIGLRGLLVVDLLTLAAALGTLLYSFRWLPVEPPRPRGDGPATTHRDELLEGWRFIRERPGLLGILLFFAANNLVMEMAIVLVGPLVLSTHTPADLGLVNAIGWTGMTVVSLAISMTRGPRRLIRAILTVATCHAVLVLAMGIEQSVWMLAAGMFGILGGYAVTNAASATLWQLKTPQDKQGRVFAIRRMVAWSAEPIAYGLAGPIAQLVGTPLAQRLDLGQGGGIAVVFLLVGPALLLVVALTWLRPRVRHAERELPDAIAPPALKV; via the coding sequence GTGCGCGTGTTCAACCTGATCTGGGCAGGCCAGGGCGTCTCCCTGATCGGCTCGGCGATGACCACCTTCGGCATCGGCGTCTGGGTCTTCCTCGACACCGGCTCCCCCACCTACTTCGCCACCCTCGTCCTCGCCGCCTCCCTGCCCGCCCTGCTCGTGCTCCCCGTCGCCGGCGCACTCGTCGACCGCTGGGACCGCCGCCGCGTCATGCTGCTCTCCGACACCGGCGCCGCACTCGCCCCGGCCGGCGTCGTCCTCCTGCACACCACCGGCGCACTCCAGCTCTGGCACGTCTACGTACTCGTCGGCATCGGCGCGGTGTTCAAAGCCTTCCAGTGGCCCGCCTTCTCCGCACTGGTCCCGCAACTGGTCGACAAGGACAACCTCGGCAAAGCCAACGGCCGCGTCTCCCTCATCGAAGCCGCCGGCCAGGTCTTCGGCGCCCTGCTCGGCGGCGGCCTCTACGCCCTCATCGGCCTGCGCGGCCTGCTCGTGGTCGACCTGCTCACCCTCGCCGCCGCACTGGGCACCCTGCTCTACTCCTTCCGCTGGCTCCCCGTCGAACCACCACGCCCACGCGGCGACGGCCCCGCCACCACCCACCGCGACGAACTGCTCGAAGGCTGGCGCTTCATCCGCGAACGCCCCGGCCTGCTCGGCATCCTGCTCTTCTTCGCCGCCAACAACCTGGTCATGGAAATGGCCATCGTGCTCGTCGGTCCACTGGTCCTCAGCACCCACACCCCCGCCGACCTCGGCCTGGTCAACGCCATCGGCTGGACCGGCATGACCGTGGTCAGCCTGGCGATCAGCATGACCCGCGGCCCACGCCGCCTCATCCGCGCCATCCTCACCGTCGCCACCTGCCACGCCGTGCTCGTGCTCGCCATGGGCATCGAGCAGTCCGTCTGGATGCTCGCCGCCGGCATGTTCGGCATCCTCGGCGGCTACGCCGTCACCAACGCCGCCTCCGCCACCCTCTGGCAACTCAAAACCCCGCAGGACAAGCAAGGCCGCGTCTTCGCCATCCGCCGCATGGTCGCCTGGTCCGCCGAACCCATCGCCTACGGACTCGCCGGCCCCATCGCCCAGCTCGTCGGCACCCCACTCGCCCAGCGACTCGACCTCGGCCAGGGCGGCGGCATCGCCGTGGTGTTCCTGCTGGTCGGGCCCGCGCTACTGCTCGTGGTCGCACTGACCTGGCTGCGCCCCCGCGTCCGGCACGCCGAACGTGAGCTTCCCGACGCGATCGCCCCACCAGCACTCAAGGTCTGA
- a CDS encoding GDSL-type esterase/lipase family protein, with product MQRNRWWMSAGALVFVAALVAIFVLAGPESQPGRPLEPPGPPGTGPLTLVSLGDSTLSGEGAGLYTPETNGLNGNWCHRSPNATVEKTKVSGIETRINLACSGAPSAQVGFGDAKQWTEPSQAQRLGELTRSNRVAAVVIAVGANDEPHFSQLISECFQSWFNVRAAPCSERLKTEWQPRIDAMVPRVVDAVNDVRQALADRGYTLDDYDLVLQSYAAPIGPGIPDAFRNLNGCPFRTEDLDWVAGPGINALTEGLRSAASQTGARFLDLSRAGVGHEACSGGPNAAQEWFSRLTVQWTDLSSVDRANHAIQESFHPNAAGHAQFARCLGEFLEGDAPSAACLKGDDGNLHAALSP from the coding sequence ATGCAGCGGAATCGGTGGTGGATGAGCGCGGGCGCGCTCGTGTTCGTGGCGGCCCTGGTGGCGATCTTCGTTCTCGCCGGCCCCGAATCCCAGCCCGGCAGGCCACTGGAACCACCCGGCCCGCCCGGCACCGGCCCGCTCACCCTGGTCAGCCTCGGCGACAGCACGCTCTCCGGCGAAGGCGCCGGCCTCTACACCCCGGAAACCAACGGCCTCAACGGGAACTGGTGCCACCGCTCCCCCAACGCCACGGTGGAGAAAACCAAGGTCTCCGGCATCGAAACCCGGATCAACCTGGCCTGCTCCGGCGCCCCCTCCGCCCAGGTCGGCTTCGGCGACGCCAAGCAGTGGACCGAACCCAGCCAGGCCCAGCGCCTCGGCGAGCTGACCAGGTCCAACCGCGTCGCCGCCGTCGTCATCGCCGTCGGCGCCAACGACGAACCCCACTTCTCCCAGCTCATCTCCGAGTGCTTCCAGTCCTGGTTCAACGTCCGCGCCGCCCCGTGCAGCGAACGGCTCAAAACCGAATGGCAGCCCCGGATCGACGCGATGGTGCCCCGCGTGGTCGACGCCGTCAACGACGTCAGGCAAGCACTCGCCGACCGCGGCTACACCCTCGACGACTACGACCTCGTGCTCCAGTCCTACGCCGCCCCCATCGGCCCCGGCATTCCCGACGCCTTCCGCAACCTCAACGGCTGCCCGTTCCGCACCGAAGACCTCGACTGGGTCGCCGGACCCGGCATCAACGCACTGACCGAAGGCCTGCGCAGCGCGGCAAGCCAGACCGGCGCCCGCTTCCTCGACCTCTCCCGCGCCGGCGTCGGCCACGAAGCCTGCAGCGGCGGGCCCAACGCCGCCCAGGAGTGGTTCAGCAGGCTCACCGTGCAGTGGACCGATCTGTCCTCTGTGGACCGCGCCAACCACGCGATCCAGGAGTCCTTCCACCCCAACGCCGCCGGACACGCCCAGTTCGCCCGGTGCCTCGGAGAATTCCTCGAAGGCGACGCGCCCTCCGCCGCCTGCCTCAAAGGCGACGACGGCAACCTCCACGCGGCCCTGTCCCCGTAA
- a CDS encoding NAD(P)-dependent oxidoreductase: protein MHSTDVTVVGLGAIGSALAHALLNAGYSVTAWNRTPGRAPALADHEVADIDQAVAASPVTIACLTTYDATLSALEPAAGALRGRTLITLNSGTPSGARTMADWATAQGARFLDGAVKNVPDAVGKPDTLLYYSGDRAVFDQHNELLRALGGDTVFLGEHVDLAALYEMAVGGTLLPALLGFFQGAALITARGLPAASLVRYEVKWLEMIASVLPSLAEHIDTGDYTNPASSLGLFHEAIAHDRELAEETGIDFSWNTPMHELLTRAVELGHREHSIAALTELLRAPTSHPDGAPSR, encoded by the coding sequence ATGCACAGCACAGACGTCACCGTCGTCGGACTCGGCGCGATCGGCTCCGCCCTCGCCCACGCACTCCTCAACGCCGGATACTCCGTCACCGCGTGGAACCGCACCCCCGGCCGCGCACCCGCACTCGCCGACCACGAAGTCGCCGACATCGACCAGGCCGTCGCCGCCAGCCCGGTCACCATCGCCTGCCTGACCACCTACGACGCCACCCTCTCAGCGCTCGAACCCGCCGCCGGCGCACTCCGCGGCCGCACCCTGATCACGCTGAACTCCGGCACCCCGTCCGGCGCCAGGACCATGGCCGACTGGGCCACCGCCCAGGGCGCCCGGTTCCTCGACGGAGCGGTCAAGAACGTGCCGGACGCGGTCGGCAAACCCGACACGCTCCTCTACTACAGCGGCGACCGCGCCGTGTTCGACCAGCACAACGAACTCCTGCGTGCTCTCGGCGGCGACACCGTGTTCCTCGGCGAGCACGTCGACCTGGCGGCACTGTACGAAATGGCCGTCGGCGGCACCCTGCTGCCCGCACTGCTCGGCTTCTTCCAAGGAGCCGCGCTGATCACCGCACGCGGCCTGCCCGCCGCCTCACTCGTGCGGTACGAGGTGAAGTGGCTGGAGATGATCGCCTCCGTGCTGCCCAGCCTCGCCGAGCACATCGACACCGGCGACTACACCAACCCGGCGTCCTCGCTCGGCCTCTTCCACGAAGCCATCGCGCACGACCGTGAACTGGCCGAGGAAACCGGGATCGACTTCTCCTGGAACACCCCGATGCACGAACTGCTCACCAGGGCCGTCGAACTGGGCCACCGTGAACACAGCATCGCCGCGCTGACCGAACTCCTGCGCGCGCCTACTTCACACCCTGACGGCGCACCATCTCGGTGA
- a CDS encoding DNA alkylation repair protein produces the protein MTLTEVMAELSALEDPKVRAVNEKHGDDHGVNLTKLRAVAKRLKTQQDLARELWGTGDTAARLLALLICRPKAFDRDELDVMLREARTPKVHDWLVNYVVKKNPHAEELRVAWFADPDPVVASAGWALTTDRVARKPDGLDLVELLDVIEAEMKGAPDRLQWAMNHCLAQIGIEHAEHRARAMEIGERLEVLKDYPTPPNCTSPFAPSWITEMVRRQGVK, from the coding sequence ATGACACTCACCGAAGTGATGGCCGAGTTGTCCGCGCTCGAAGATCCGAAGGTCCGCGCGGTGAACGAGAAGCACGGCGACGATCACGGGGTGAACCTCACCAAGTTGCGTGCGGTCGCGAAGCGGTTGAAGACGCAGCAGGACCTCGCCCGCGAACTCTGGGGGACGGGCGACACCGCGGCGAGGCTGCTGGCGCTCCTGATCTGCCGCCCGAAGGCGTTCGACCGGGACGAGCTGGACGTCATGCTGCGTGAGGCACGCACCCCCAAGGTGCACGACTGGCTCGTGAACTACGTGGTGAAGAAGAATCCGCACGCCGAAGAACTGCGCGTGGCGTGGTTCGCCGATCCGGATCCGGTGGTGGCGAGCGCCGGCTGGGCGCTGACCACCGATCGTGTGGCCAGGAAACCCGACGGACTCGACCTGGTCGAACTGCTCGACGTGATCGAAGCGGAGATGAAGGGCGCCCCGGATCGCCTGCAGTGGGCGATGAACCACTGCCTGGCGCAGATCGGCATCGAGCACGCCGAACATCGCGCCCGTGCGATGGAGATCGGTGAGCGACTGGAAGTGCTCAAGGACTATCCGACGCCGCCGAACTGCACTTCGCCGTTCGCGCCGAGCTGGATCACCGAGATGGTGCGCCGTCAGGGTGTGAAGTAG